Below is a window of Chiloscyllium punctatum isolate Juve2018m chromosome 49, sChiPun1.3, whole genome shotgun sequence DNA.
CGGATGGGTGTTATGAACAAGGTGAACTCGAATGGtgaggaaagagaggagagaaattaCAATAGAGAAAAGTTTTGGCCAAGGGAAAAGGAATCCATAGATTCCAAGATCGATCTTGGGTAAATATTCCTGCACCATAATCTGGCTCATTAATTAAACCTAATATGGCCTGCCCCCCCTTGTGGGTTCTAGGATATATTGTTGCAAAACAGCTGCCTTGAACACGCTCAAGAAATGCGGTAATTTTCTAACATAACCATACCTGCTTAGCCCAAGCGAGATGGAAGATAAAATCTTCCATTAAAACTACTCTGCCTTTTGCATGTCTCATCCCTACATTTATACCACTGCCATTTTACAGCTGTTAGTTGGGGGAATGGCTATTCACAACTCCCATGTCCTTTTCTATTTCTTAATGCTAGCCATTAGTGTCCTCTGGCTGCTTTCTACATCATGTATCATCTCTTAATATAGAAATTATTTAATCCTTCCCTAGTCTTCCTATAGATCTTAGAACCTGGAAGCTTAGTTCTCAGACCAGACCATTTCAAGGCCATGTCTCAGTAATGCCTATTGTTTACCTGCTAAGTTGAAATTGCCTCAACAATTCATTCAGTTGTTTGTTCATCCTCTATTTTATTTGGGTCACAAACTATAATCTGTCCTTTCCAttgtgtttaaatctgctgggatctcTCGCAAcctaaatctgttcaaatctcagattggatctgtctaaacctgtccaaatctatgacccaagcccccaaactgttatgatggGAGGATGTGATCTGCTTGGCTTATCAGAAGCTGTTCATGgagtggcacggtgactcagtggttagcgctgctgcctcacgcgccaggggcccaggttcgattccagcctggtcaaatgtcagtgtggagtttgcatgctctccccgtgtctgcgtgggcttcctctgggtgctccggtttcgtcccacagtacaaaaatgtgcaggtcaggtgaattggccatgctaaattgcccatagtgttcagggatgtgtagttaaatgcattagtcaggtgtaaatgtaaagtaataggttagaggaatggatctggctgggttactcttcggagggtcggtttggacttgttgggtcaaagggcctgtttccacactgtagggattctatgattaaagaAGTTTTCCTCTcacatttcttatttctcttctgGTTTACTCATTTCAACCATTTAGTCTTTCCCTTTACCAAGAGCATCTAAAGCACAATTTCTGACTTAGTCTATTctatttgcttttgttttgttttgaacaTTTATTTACACTTTTCACTCAACCTCCCCCAGGTATTTATTAGTTTAAAGTCTTTCTGACTTCCTGATTTAACATTTCCATGAGGACCCTCATCTTGTCTCTATTCAGGTGGATACCATTCCAGCTGCAGTTTCTTCCAGGCCCAGGATTGATTACAGTGTCGCACGAAATGGAACCTGCCTCTTCAACACCATTTTTTCAACCATAGATTCACCGTTGTAATCTGTTTATCTCTATTAAAGACGTGTGTGAATTTATGTAACAATCCACAGATTAGAAGGTTTGAAGAATTGTTTGCAATTTGGCTCTGTGCTGCTGGTATTCCCAAAACCAGACTTTCTGCTTTCTCTTTCCAATGTTGTCCGCATAACAATTGGATCCTCTTTCTTCAATATCTTTCATCCAGGCACAAGATGGTGCAGCATGCCAAGTTTACAAAATGGATCCTAGCATTATAAAGGAAGTAGCCACAGAGGTTGTGGATGCACTGGTCATAATCTTCgtaatccttagattctggaaaagtccaaCAGAGTTAGAAAACAGCCAATATAGTACATTTTTTTCAGAAGTGAGGGAGacaaaaacaggtaactatatgCTGGTTAGCTTAACATCAGTTGTTAGGAAAATGTTAGCGTCTATTATaaagaatataaaaacagggcatttagaaagacaCAATATAATCAAGTagagtcagcatgacttcatgAGGGAAAATCGTGCCTGAAAAATTTGGTACAGTACTTTAGGGAAATAACGAGCATGGTGGATAAAAGGAACTAATAGATGTAATATGTTTAGATTTCCAAAATGCACatgataaggtaccacacataAGGCAACTTAATTTATTAGATAGCATATTAACGTGGACGAAGGATTGACTAACAAATAGCAAACAAAGTTATGACGAAGGGGgcattttcagaatggcaacctgtaactagtgaagccacaaggatcaatgcttggTAGGTCACAATTAATCACAATTTGCATTCACTTCCGTTATCCAAATTGTAAATATACTGTCGCCAAGTTTTGTGGATGACATAAAAATGGATGGGATGTAATGGGGAGGAAGTAGGCCAATGGTATTAATCTTGAAACTCTGGTTCAAATTCTGCCAATGCAGATGgagacatttgaattcaataaaaaaatggaataaagaaactactgatgactgtgaaaccattgttgattgttggaaaaactcacctgattcactaatgtctttagggaagggaatctgccatcctcacctgatctggcctacataagTCTCCAGACTCTTAGTTGTCCTCTTAAATGGCCTagaaagccattcagttcaagggcagctagatgggcaataaatgctggccaaccagcaatgcccacatatgagtgaattttaaaaaaaaagaggaggaTGACCGAAGGGGGATATAGACAGCTTGTGAGAAAATATTTGGCAGTtgtaatataatgtgggaaaatgtgaggctaTGAACTTGGGCAGGAAGAaaataatattatttaaatggggaaaaaGCTGCAGCACAAGAGGGATTTAGGAGTCCTCGTGCATGAATCTCAAAAAGTTAACATCAGCTTCAGCAGGTAATGGTGAAAGCAttagaatgttggcctttatttcaaagggaatgaaatATAAAGACAGGGAGCACTTGCTAAAAGTAcaagcactagtcagaccacacctacAATATAGtggaacagttttggtccccttatctaaggaaacttagactggcattggagacagtccagagggGGCTCACTGGGTTGATTCCGGGTATGGAAGATTTTCTTATGGAAAGATGTTGAGTATGTTGGCCTGCACTCACTGGATtttaggagaatgagagatgaccCTATTAAAACACAAAATTCTTCAGGGGCTTGAGAGTGTAGATGTCGAGACTATGTTTCCACGTATGGGAGATTCTAGACCAGAGATCATAATtccagaataaggggtcacccatttaaggcaGAGGTGAGGATTTTTGGCTCCGAGGATACTGAATCTGAAATTCTTCACCACAAAAGGCTATTGAGACAGGCTCAcaaagtatattcaaggctcagATCGACAGATTTCTGATTATTAAGGGAATGTATGGTTTGAGGATTCAGATCATCTATGATCGCAatgactggtggagcagacttaatgggctgaatggccaactcctgctcctacgtcttatggttTAGATGCTTACTGTCCCCCTAATTACTAAATCCTCTATAGCTTGAACATACACTTCCCCATGCCCTGTCATGAGGATGTTCGAGCTCCATAGAGCTTTTACCAGTTTTTGCTATGGGGCAGTCCTGAATCTCTGGTGAAACCTCAGGCTGTTGGCCTTCTGGCTCCAATAtgtctaattttttttttctctctgcctgAAGTATTTTAGGAGCTGTGGGCACACCGAGTAAATCCTTAATGTGGTCTGGTCTTTCTGCAGAATCGGAAGAAACAGCAGCGTGAGGAAGGGGTCATGGTGAGCTCCAGTGATGTGGACAGTGCAAATGGCGCACGAGATGATGCCAAAgttagagaaaagataaatgagcgAATTGGTTACCGACCCAATGCTCACATCAACAAACCCTTCTCTATGTTCGGGAACCTCCACTGATAGCCCGTTGACATGAACACACATGGAATGTACAGGTTCACCAGGGAGTGAAATCGGACCTGAATATTTTGAGGATTGTTAATTCAAAGACGTGTTGGGTCTTGGCAAAATTGGTGCCCAGCTAACCCTCCTGCTGAGGACTGTGCCAAATGTAAGATAAAATGGTGTGAAAATCACTGACCTAGCCATGCACACTTGAGATATTTCCACCAGTGTTTTACAAAGAGGTAACAAGCTGATCCTTTGATTTTTAAGAATGACTGTGTTGTGAATTCCAATGATCATACTATATTGGATTTTACACAATGGATTTGTTTTAAGATAATAAACATGTCTCTTATTTTTCCAGTTGAATTGATTCGTAGTTAGAGTGAAGAGAGTTAATTAGTTAAGGTTTTCTGATCAGCATCACTTTGATAGCTAGAGTACAGTCAGCATTAAAATAACAGCAATCAAGAAATACTGGGTTTGTTATTCCCTCACATCTCTATTCGGCACAGTCTATGGCTGAGATGGTTAGGACTGCACATAGTGACACAACTCTCCTGAATTCAGTTCAATGTCTGGATCAATTCCCCCATCAATCACAGTCGAGATCACATTGCTGTAAGGGGCTGGGATTGATTTCACATATATCAGTTGTAACTGTTCTCTACTCATTATACCTTTGCTAGTTTTGGTCAGGAGGTTTTGCTGCACTTTTGGTTACTAGTTCTGTTTACAGCAATTCATGGAGATTCATTTAGCAGGGACATGGGAGCAGAGGTGGCTGTTCAGC
It encodes the following:
- the cdc26 gene encoding anaphase-promoting complex subunit CDC26 — its product is MLRRKPTRLELKLDDIEEFESMKKELENRKKQQREEGVMVSSSDVDSANGARDDAKVREKINERIGYRPNAHINKPFSMFGNLH